From bacterium BMS3Abin02, the proteins below share one genomic window:
- the ybdK gene encoding carboxylate-amine ligase YbdK: MAIPRPSFTVGIEEEYMLVDLESRDLVKDPPPSMMAECKELLQGQVSPEFLRGQIEVGTQVSRTVGEARRDLARLRRVVSDVALRHGMAPIAASTHPFARWGELLVTDKTRYRLLLRELETVVRRLVISGMHVHIGIDDNDLRIDLMNQFSYFLPHLLALSTSSPFWHGGDTGLKSYRSSVFKSLPRTGIPVNFTSWGEYQRHVDVLVDAGLIEDATKLWWDIRPSARYPTLEMRATDICTRLDDGVALAALTVSLMHMLYRLRSENKRWRIYARMLLEENMWRAQRYGIHAPLMDFGQGALVPIPDLVDEVIEMVQEDAQSLGCWDEVLGLREILVRGTSADRQVATYEAALAQGAEESEALQAVVDFLIRETVTSL, encoded by the coding sequence ATGGCGATCCCCAGGCCGAGTTTCACCGTCGGGATCGAAGAAGAGTACATGCTCGTCGATCTCGAGAGCCGGGATCTTGTGAAGGATCCACCGCCGTCGATGATGGCAGAGTGCAAGGAGCTTCTACAGGGGCAGGTCTCTCCCGAGTTCCTGCGGGGCCAGATCGAAGTGGGCACCCAAGTCAGTCGTACGGTCGGGGAGGCGCGCAGGGACCTCGCCCGACTTCGCAGAGTGGTGTCCGACGTCGCTCTTCGCCACGGCATGGCGCCGATCGCCGCGTCGACGCATCCGTTCGCGAGATGGGGCGAGCTGTTGGTCACCGACAAGACACGCTATCGACTCCTCCTACGGGAACTGGAGACCGTCGTCCGGCGGCTCGTGATCTCCGGCATGCATGTTCACATCGGAATCGACGACAACGACCTACGAATCGACCTCATGAATCAGTTCTCATACTTCCTGCCGCATCTGTTGGCTCTGAGCACGTCGTCGCCGTTCTGGCATGGGGGCGACACCGGCCTCAAGAGCTATCGATCATCGGTGTTCAAGTCGCTGCCGCGGACCGGGATCCCCGTCAACTTCACGAGCTGGGGTGAGTATCAACGGCACGTCGATGTGCTCGTCGATGCGGGCCTCATCGAGGACGCCACGAAGCTGTGGTGGGATATTCGCCCGAGTGCCCGGTATCCGACGCTCGAGATGCGAGCCACCGACATCTGCACCCGTCTGGACGACGGCGTGGCGCTCGCAGCTCTGACGGTGTCGCTCATGCACATGCTCTACCGGCTCCGCAGTGAGAACAAGCGGTGGCGCATCTATGCGCGCATGCTGCTCGAAGAGAACATGTGGCGAGCACAGCGTTACGGGATCCACGCACCCCTGATGGACTTCGGTCAAGGCGCACTCGTCCCGATCCCCGATCTCGTCGACGAAGTGATCGAGATGGTCCAGGAGGACGCACAATCGCTCGGATGCTGGGATGAGGTGCTCGGCCTGAGAGAGATCCTCGTGCGTGGGACGAGTGCCGACCGCCAGGTCGCCACGTATGAGGCGGCCCTCGCGCAGGGTGCGGAAGAGTCGGAGGCCCTCCAGGCGGTCGTCGATTTCCTCATCAGAGAGACGGTGACGAGCCTGTAG
- the hhoA gene encoding putative serine protease HhoA precursor — protein sequence MKRLISIIAVVLLLVAASSCAVPESATSTTSTTAQVTTTAAPTVGQYGLFDISPLVKKVEGGVVAVTQDQVLTDFYGNPQEVPVGAGTGVVIDDQGHILTNFHVVKGASKITVTSRDGKARPATVVSEAPHRDLALLKVEDTTGLTPLPLGDSDTIEVGDPAIAIGNALALNASEPTVSLGIISALHRQIKTAQGVVEDAIQTDAAINPGNSGGPLLNAAGEVIGINTAIAGNAQNVGFAIPINSAKQALDRFRRGVGEPFLGVAITDNTPAAAKELHISVQDGALIGKVVAGSPADDAGLLKYDVIVKIGDTQITNAQDLIAAIDQTDPGEKVSVEYVRGSERGTVTVTIGERPTGS from the coding sequence ATGAAACGTCTCATCTCGATCATCGCCGTGGTGCTTCTGCTGGTCGCCGCGAGCTCATGCGCTGTTCCGGAATCCGCAACATCGACAACTTCCACGACGGCGCAAGTCACGACGACGGCCGCTCCGACCGTCGGCCAGTACGGGCTCTTCGACATCTCCCCACTCGTCAAGAAGGTCGAGGGAGGAGTCGTCGCCGTAACGCAAGATCAGGTCCTGACCGACTTCTACGGCAACCCCCAGGAGGTGCCTGTGGGAGCAGGTACCGGAGTGGTCATCGATGACCAAGGCCACATTCTGACGAACTTCCATGTCGTCAAAGGGGCTTCGAAGATCACGGTGACATCCAGGGACGGGAAAGCTCGCCCCGCGACGGTCGTCTCAGAGGCGCCGCATCGTGATCTCGCCCTTCTAAAAGTCGAAGACACCACGGGGTTGACTCCACTGCCGCTGGGCGACTCCGACACCATCGAGGTCGGCGATCCGGCAATTGCGATCGGCAATGCCCTGGCGCTCAACGCTTCCGAACCGACCGTGTCCCTCGGCATCATCTCCGCGCTACATCGTCAGATCAAGACGGCGCAAGGCGTTGTCGAAGACGCCATTCAGACCGACGCCGCCATCAACCCCGGGAACTCCGGAGGGCCACTATTGAACGCAGCGGGTGAGGTCATCGGCATCAACACGGCCATTGCGGGCAACGCACAGAACGTCGGCTTCGCAATCCCCATCAACAGCGCCAAACAGGCGCTGGATCGCTTCCGACGCGGGGTCGGAGAGCCATTCCTCGGCGTCGCCATCACCGACAACACGCCCGCGGCAGCCAAAGAACTGCACATCTCGGTGCAAGACGGTGCACTGATCGGCAAGGTCGTCGCGGGCAGCCCGGCGGACGACGCAGGGCTCCTCAAGTACGACGTGATCGTCAAGATTGGAGACACACAGATCACCAACGCTCAGGATCTCATCGCTGCGATCGATCAGACGGACCCGGGAGAGAAGGTCTCCGTCGAGTACGTCCGTGGAAGTGAACGCGGCACCGTCACGGTGACGATCGGCGAGCGGCCCACCGGAAGCTGA